From one Microlunatus sp. Gsoil 973 genomic stretch:
- a CDS encoding class I mannose-6-phosphate isomerase yields MEQIVAQYVRRPCYPPAGSQPVHRGWPSAASTIDPDIRRIAVDGPAMPHWEAVARAMTQAVEQATGRPVALISTATLSRPWSEILDLTGSPGLADDPDFARLAGGTLDDLIEPDRLITPGTGQDVVQLVYGPGAALTDPDVLWWLDRPKRYAEAEVTAGTGVNLFQPGDLPPSTRRLFYTDWPLLDRHRDAISGRVDLWGDLRDLQQPTWITGDCLRQSCARLADRPFRTLPTFNSTPWGGHWAERKLGMNSEGPNTALGYELIAPESGVLLGDHPDLSVEIPFQLVVSRHPGRLMGESVHDRFGTSFPIRFDYLDTVDGGNLSIHTHPQPDVMREVFGWPYTQHESYYLMVGGEENLVYLGLQGDVDLDEFHQEAERAHDHGRRFDITRYVQTFPATEHQLFLVPAGTPHGSGAGNVVLEVSATPYLYSLRFFDWLRTDGQGRQRPVHVEHAFRNLDPRRQGRAVRDELVQAPRRIGEGQGWHEELLGSLPEMFFEVRRLVIDPAEAADQADDGRFHVLTLVEGDSCRVETARGDHELNYAETIAVPAGLGSYRVRSTSTTRVRLVKARVT; encoded by the coding sequence ATGGAGCAGATCGTGGCCCAGTACGTACGCCGGCCGTGTTACCCGCCGGCCGGATCGCAGCCGGTCCACCGAGGGTGGCCCTCGGCCGCCTCGACCATCGACCCGGACATCCGGCGGATCGCGGTCGACGGCCCCGCCATGCCGCACTGGGAGGCCGTGGCCCGGGCGATGACGCAGGCGGTCGAACAGGCCACCGGCCGACCGGTCGCGTTGATCTCCACTGCCACCCTCTCCCGACCGTGGTCGGAGATCCTCGACCTGACCGGGAGTCCGGGACTGGCCGATGATCCTGATTTCGCCAGGCTTGCCGGCGGCACCCTGGATGATCTGATCGAGCCCGATCGGCTGATCACACCGGGAACCGGCCAGGATGTGGTGCAACTCGTGTACGGCCCGGGTGCCGCGCTGACCGATCCGGACGTTCTGTGGTGGCTCGACCGACCCAAGCGCTATGCAGAAGCCGAGGTCACCGCCGGCACCGGCGTCAACCTCTTCCAGCCGGGCGACCTCCCGCCGAGCACCAGAAGGCTGTTCTACACCGACTGGCCGCTCCTTGATCGACATCGCGACGCCATCAGCGGGCGCGTCGACCTGTGGGGTGATCTTCGCGATCTCCAGCAGCCGACCTGGATCACCGGCGACTGCCTGAGGCAGAGCTGCGCCCGGCTCGCCGATCGACCGTTCCGCACCTTGCCGACCTTCAACTCAACCCCCTGGGGAGGACATTGGGCGGAGCGGAAGCTGGGGATGAACAGCGAGGGGCCGAACACGGCGCTCGGCTACGAACTGATCGCACCGGAGAGTGGCGTCCTGCTGGGTGACCATCCGGACCTGAGCGTGGAGATCCCCTTCCAGTTGGTCGTTTCCCGGCATCCGGGCCGGCTGATGGGCGAGAGCGTCCATGATCGGTTCGGCACATCGTTCCCCATCAGGTTCGACTATCTCGACACCGTCGACGGCGGCAACCTCTCGATCCACACCCACCCCCAGCCGGACGTCATGCGCGAGGTCTTCGGCTGGCCGTACACCCAGCACGAGTCGTACTACCTGATGGTCGGCGGCGAGGAGAACCTGGTCTACCTGGGACTGCAGGGTGACGTCGACCTCGACGAATTCCATCAGGAGGCAGAACGCGCCCATGATCACGGCCGGCGGTTCGACATCACCCGCTACGTGCAGACCTTCCCGGCGACCGAACACCAACTGTTCCTTGTGCCGGCGGGGACCCCACACGGCAGCGGCGCCGGGAACGTCGTCCTCGAGGTGTCCGCCACGCCGTACCTGTATTCGCTGCGCTTCTTCGACTGGTTGCGTACCGACGGTCAGGGCCGGCAGCGCCCGGTGCACGTCGAGCACGCCTTCCGCAATCTCGATCCGCGCAGGCAGGGTCGGGCTGTCCGCGACGAGCTGGTGCAGGCGCCGCGCCGGATCGGAGAAGGACAGGGCTGGCACGAGGAATTGCTCGGCAGCCTGCCCGAGATGTTCTTCGAGGTACGCCGGCTGGTCATCGATCCGGCCGAAGCCGCCGACCAGGCCGACGACGGCAGATTCCATGTCCTCACCCTGGTCGAGGGTGACTCCTGCCGCGTGGAGACGGCACGCGGCGATCATGAGCTGAACTACGCCGAGACGATTGCGGTCCCGGCCGGGCTCGGCAGCTATAGAGTCCGATCCACCTCCACGACACGCGTGCGATTGGTGAAGGCAAGGGTGACATGA
- a CDS encoding LacI family DNA-binding transcriptional regulator, whose translation MIESEESGHEESHRETSYREGHGQIARPRPTMRDIALQAGVSPMSVSRALRGGPGVSEATRAQVLATVKAFGYQPNEFARQLRTGGPTHVIALVVGHLANPFYAEFSVGVERVAARHDTRLMIMSTNNDLDNERQVINDLGSHQVDGVIIVPATPDHRHLAELCRRAGPVVFATTPPNGVEASSVIVDDFGGMRRLCGQLLAAGHRRIGLLGLNRAMWTGSERFRGYAAAHAEESVPIDDRLITEHAGDSRWAMGETRRLLGLADPPTAVIAANNQMTIGALRAIRDAGSDITLAGFDDIEVADLFQRPLTLVTFNAVQLGVRSAEVLFEHRPTPTPGTRSETGDGAEPIARPPIRAVLPTTVVNYGEPAKA comes from the coding sequence ATGATCGAATCCGAGGAATCCGGCCACGAAGAGAGTCACCGGGAGACGAGTTACCGGGAGGGGCATGGGCAGATTGCCCGCCCGCGGCCGACGATGCGCGACATCGCTCTGCAGGCCGGTGTCTCGCCGATGAGCGTCTCCCGTGCGCTGCGCGGTGGTCCCGGTGTCTCCGAAGCCACCAGGGCACAGGTGCTGGCAACGGTGAAGGCGTTCGGTTACCAGCCGAACGAGTTCGCCCGGCAGCTGCGCACCGGCGGCCCGACCCACGTCATCGCCCTGGTGGTCGGCCATCTGGCCAATCCGTTCTACGCCGAGTTCTCGGTCGGTGTCGAACGCGTCGCCGCCCGGCACGACACCCGGCTGATGATCATGAGCACCAACAATGATCTTGACAACGAGCGGCAGGTGATCAACGACCTGGGCAGCCATCAGGTGGACGGCGTGATCATCGTGCCGGCGACACCCGATCACCGGCATCTGGCCGAACTCTGCCGACGGGCCGGCCCGGTCGTCTTCGCCACCACCCCTCCGAACGGTGTCGAGGCCAGCTCGGTGATCGTCGACGACTTCGGCGGCATGCGGCGGCTGTGCGGGCAGCTGCTCGCAGCCGGCCATCGCAGGATCGGTCTGCTCGGCCTGAACCGGGCGATGTGGACCGGTTCGGAACGATTCCGCGGGTACGCCGCCGCCCACGCCGAGGAGTCGGTTCCGATCGACGACCGGCTGATCACCGAACACGCCGGGGACAGCCGGTGGGCGATGGGCGAGACCCGACGACTGCTGGGGCTCGCCGATCCCCCGACCGCGGTGATCGCGGCGAACAACCAGATGACGATCGGCGCACTGCGGGCGATCCGGGACGCAGGCAGCGACATCACCCTTGCCGGGTTCGACGACATCGAGGTGGCCGACCTGTTTCAGCGGCCGCTGACGTTGGTGACCTTCAACGCCGTCCAGCTCGGCGTCCGCAGCGCCGAAGTCCTCTTCGAACACCGGCCGACGCCGACACCCGGCACCCGGAGCGAGACCGGGGACGGCGCCGAGCCGATCGCCCGGCCGCCGATCCGCGCCGTTCTTCCGACGACAGTGGTCAACTATGGCGAACCGGCCAAGGCCTGA
- a CDS encoding ROK family protein, producing the protein MDRNRPAARFRGAGLGVAMPGPFDYARGIGRFADVGKFAALAGVDIGAALSDGIGNGVRIRFSNDADAFAVGEWFACDEPRPTRLVGITLGTGVGTGFVADGQAITDGEPVPPEGSAYRLEIAGRPLEDTASSRAVLAAYNRGRKGKIMTVSELTALGRAGDADALEVFHHAWRAAAGALAPYIVAFGAEVVVVGGAIARSWDLVRPALLDGLRDAAPELPASIDLRRAADPEAAALLGAAFTASASW; encoded by the coding sequence GTGGATCGCAACCGCCCGGCAGCTCGGTTCCGCGGCGCCGGTCTGGGGGTCGCGATGCCGGGGCCGTTCGACTATGCCCGTGGCATCGGCAGGTTCGCCGACGTGGGCAAGTTCGCGGCCCTTGCCGGAGTCGACATCGGCGCGGCGCTGTCCGACGGCATCGGCAACGGCGTCCGGATCCGGTTCAGCAACGACGCCGACGCCTTCGCCGTCGGTGAGTGGTTCGCCTGCGACGAGCCCCGGCCGACCCGGCTGGTGGGGATCACCCTGGGCACCGGCGTCGGCACCGGATTCGTCGCCGACGGGCAGGCGATCACCGACGGCGAACCCGTTCCGCCGGAAGGCAGCGCCTACCGACTGGAGATCGCCGGCCGACCGCTGGAGGACACTGCTTCGAGTCGGGCGGTGCTGGCCGCGTACAACCGCGGCCGAAAGGGCAAGATCATGACGGTGAGCGAGCTCACTGCGCTGGGCCGCGCCGGGGATGCTGACGCGCTGGAGGTGTTCCACCACGCCTGGCGCGCGGCCGCCGGCGCACTGGCGCCGTACATCGTCGCCTTCGGCGCAGAGGTTGTGGTCGTCGGCGGCGCCATCGCACGATCCTGGGATCTTGTCCGTCCGGCCCTGCTCGACGGACTGCGGGACGCGGCACCCGAGCTGCCGGCTTCGATCGACCTGCGTCGGGCGGCCGATCCCGAGGCGGCGGCCCTGTTGGGCGCCGCATTCACCGCGTCCGCATCGTGGTGA
- a CDS encoding aldo/keto reductase: protein MEMRQVGDSGLQVSRLGLGTLTWARDTSVDDAGELLTAFCEAGGNLIDTAAAYAAGDAERLIAKLTKEVVDRDDLVIATKAGFAIRNGKRITDTSRRALLRDLEGSLRRLDTDHVDIWQVHAWGTAPLEETLSALDHAVASGKARYVGISNFVGWQTAQAATWQQAVPGRAKITSAQVEYSLLARRAEVEVLPAVRALGLGLFPWSPLGRGVLTGKYRTGIPRDSRAATDHFSWFTEPYLQTRSRAVVEAVARAAEGLDLEPLQVALLWVRDAPGVTAPLLGARTAAQLAPALAVEGKALPTEIAIALDDVSGGRLTARATG from the coding sequence ATGGAGATGCGGCAGGTGGGCGACAGTGGGCTGCAGGTTTCCCGGCTCGGTCTCGGCACCCTCACCTGGGCCCGCGACACCAGCGTCGACGACGCCGGTGAACTGCTCACCGCCTTCTGCGAAGCCGGCGGCAATCTGATCGACACCGCAGCGGCCTACGCGGCCGGCGACGCCGAGCGGCTGATCGCCAAGCTGACCAAGGAGGTCGTCGATCGGGACGACCTGGTGATCGCCACCAAGGCGGGTTTTGCGATCCGTAACGGGAAGCGGATCACCGACACGTCCCGGCGCGCGCTGCTGCGGGACCTGGAGGGGTCATTACGCCGACTGGACACCGATCACGTCGACATCTGGCAGGTCCATGCCTGGGGGACGGCGCCGTTGGAGGAGACGTTGTCGGCTCTGGATCATGCCGTGGCGAGCGGCAAGGCCCGTTACGTCGGGATCTCGAACTTCGTCGGCTGGCAGACGGCACAGGCGGCCACCTGGCAACAAGCCGTCCCGGGCCGGGCCAAGATCACCAGCGCGCAGGTGGAGTACTCCCTGCTGGCTCGCCGCGCCGAGGTCGAGGTGCTCCCCGCGGTGCGCGCGCTCGGCCTTGGCCTGTTTCCCTGGTCACCGCTGGGCCGGGGCGTGCTGACCGGCAAGTACCGCACCGGGATCCCGCGCGATTCCCGGGCCGCAACCGACCACTTCTCCTGGTTCACCGAGCCGTATCTGCAGACCAGGTCCCGGGCTGTGGTCGAGGCTGTCGCCCGGGCGGCCGAGGGGCTGGATCTCGAGCCACTGCAGGTGGCGCTGTTGTGGGTACGCGACGCCCCCGGTGTCACTGCCCCACTGCTCGGCGCTCGGACGGCCGCCCAACTCGCGCCTGCCCTGGCCGTCGAAGGCAAGGCTCTTCCCACCGAGATCGCCATCGCACTCGACGACGTGTCCGGCGGCCGCCTCACGGCCCGTGCCACCGGCTGA
- a CDS encoding DUF5703 family protein, with protein MKQPVEYQVEKVRLSRDLSRGAVRKLLTDHAEYGGWELTRLRRYRDGTREVWIRRKIIKVASTL; from the coding sequence ATGAAACAACCCGTCGAGTACCAGGTTGAGAAGGTCCGGCTCAGCCGCGACCTGTCCCGAGGCGCGGTGCGGAAGTTGCTCACCGACCATGCCGAGTACGGCGGTTGGGAGTTGACCCGGTTGCGCCGCTATCGCGACGGCACCCGCGAGGTCTGGATCCGCCGCAAGATCATCAAGGTCGCCTCGACGCTTTGA
- a CDS encoding M20/M25/M40 family metallo-hydrolase: protein MTSVSSRQSADPAPYAPDAEVVRLTSELIRIDTSNYGPEPGPGERTAAERVAELLDEVGIESRLYESEPRRTSLVASWAPDGVDASAPPLLIHAHLDVVPANAADWQLDPFAGEISDGCVWGRGAVDMKDFDAMLLSVVRARARAGVAPRRPIRMIFTADEEAGGLLGSQWLVDHHPEHLEDCPEAIGEVGGFSLTVKDDLRLYLVQTAEKGMNWLKLIADGTAGHGSMRNFDNAVTELSGAVTRIGEYKWPDRITASQRAFLDAVSEALQVDLDPDTVEQTLQRLGSISRMVGATMSNTANPTMLQAGYKHNVIPGQATAAIDGRTVPGGEEEFFATIKELIGEKVRYENVVNLQAVETEFAGALVEAMQTSLVAEDPQARAVPYLMSGGTDAKAWARLGVSCFGFAPLKLPPDLDFVGMFHGIDERVPTESLEFGARVLDRFLAIA, encoded by the coding sequence ATGACGTCCGTCTCCTCCCGACAGTCCGCCGATCCGGCCCCCTACGCACCCGACGCCGAGGTCGTCCGGCTCACCTCCGAGCTGATCAGGATCGACACCTCCAACTACGGACCCGAGCCCGGTCCGGGGGAGCGGACGGCCGCGGAGAGAGTCGCCGAACTGCTCGACGAGGTGGGCATCGAGAGCCGGCTCTACGAGTCGGAACCGCGGCGGACCAGTCTGGTCGCGTCCTGGGCACCCGACGGGGTCGACGCGTCGGCGCCGCCGCTGTTGATCCATGCCCACCTGGACGTCGTCCCCGCCAACGCGGCCGATTGGCAGCTCGATCCGTTCGCCGGCGAGATCTCCGACGGTTGTGTCTGGGGTCGCGGAGCGGTCGACATGAAGGACTTCGACGCGATGCTGCTCAGCGTCGTGCGGGCCAGAGCGCGCGCCGGGGTCGCACCGCGTCGGCCCATCCGGATGATCTTCACCGCCGACGAGGAGGCCGGCGGCCTGCTCGGCTCGCAGTGGCTCGTCGATCACCATCCCGAACACCTCGAGGACTGCCCGGAGGCGATCGGCGAGGTCGGTGGCTTCTCCCTGACGGTGAAAGATGATCTTCGCCTGTATCTGGTGCAGACCGCCGAGAAGGGCATGAACTGGCTGAAGTTGATCGCCGATGGTACGGCCGGCCACGGATCGATGCGGAACTTCGACAATGCCGTCACCGAGCTGTCCGGAGCGGTCACCCGGATCGGTGAGTACAAGTGGCCCGACCGGATCACGGCGTCCCAGCGGGCCTTCCTGGATGCGGTTTCTGAGGCGCTGCAGGTCGACCTCGACCCGGACACCGTCGAGCAGACACTGCAACGACTGGGCAGCATCTCCCGGATGGTCGGCGCAACGATGTCCAACACCGCCAACCCGACGATGCTGCAGGCCGGATACAAGCACAATGTCATCCCCGGCCAGGCGACCGCGGCGATCGATGGCAGGACGGTGCCCGGCGGTGAGGAGGAGTTCTTCGCGACGATCAAGGAACTGATCGGGGAGAAGGTCAGGTACGAGAACGTCGTCAACCTGCAGGCCGTGGAGACCGAGTTCGCCGGCGCCCTGGTCGAGGCGATGCAGACCAGCCTGGTGGCCGAGGACCCCCAGGCACGCGCCGTGCCATACCTGATGAGCGGCGGCACCGACGCCAAGGCCTGGGCACGGCTCGGCGTTTCGTGCTTCGGCTTCGCACCGTTGAAGCTGCCGCCGGATCTGGACTTCGTCGGGATGTTCCACGGCATCGACGAGCGGGTGCCGACCGAGTCACTGGAATTCGGTGCTCGGGTGTTGGACCGTTTCCTCGCCATCGCCTGA
- a CDS encoding VIT family protein, with the protein MTEMATGPAEVVAAEPHGGIGQRLNWLRAGVLGANDGIVSTAGIVIGVAGAAVSRNAIGLAGLAGLVAGALSMAAGEYVSVSTQRDTERALIAQEKHELATMPEAELEELVEIYREKGLSEPLARQVAEELTEHDVLAAHLDAELHLDEDDLTNPWSAAFASALSFTVGALLPLLMILLTPEAVRIPLTFVAVMIALMITGFVSARLGKAPALRAVLRNVIGGAAAMVITYVIGRFAGTL; encoded by the coding sequence ATGACGGAGATGGCGACAGGACCCGCCGAGGTCGTGGCCGCGGAGCCGCACGGAGGAATCGGCCAGAGACTGAACTGGCTGCGCGCCGGAGTTCTCGGCGCCAACGACGGCATCGTCTCGACGGCAGGCATCGTCATCGGTGTCGCCGGTGCTGCGGTGAGCCGGAATGCGATCGGACTGGCCGGCCTCGCCGGCCTGGTGGCCGGAGCATTGTCGATGGCCGCCGGCGAGTACGTGTCGGTGAGCACGCAGCGGGATACCGAGCGGGCACTCATCGCGCAGGAGAAGCACGAGTTGGCCACCATGCCCGAGGCCGAACTCGAGGAGCTCGTCGAGATCTATCGGGAGAAAGGTTTGTCCGAGCCGCTGGCCCGTCAGGTGGCCGAGGAGCTCACCGAGCACGACGTCCTGGCGGCGCATCTGGACGCCGAACTGCACCTGGACGAGGACGACCTGACAAACCCGTGGTCAGCCGCATTCGCCTCGGCGCTGTCGTTCACGGTCGGCGCCCTTCTTCCGTTGTTGATGATCCTTCTCACCCCGGAGGCCGTACGCATTCCGCTGACCTTCGTTGCGGTCATGATCGCCCTGATGATCACCGGATTCGTCAGCGCCCGGCTGGGCAAGGCACCGGCGCTCCGCGCGGTGCTCCGCAACGTCATCGGTGGCGCCGCCGCAATGGTGATCACCTACGTCATCGGGCGGTTCGCCGGCACCCTCTGA
- a CDS encoding response regulator transcription factor produces MADRTRVIVAEDDVLLREGIVRLLAEAGFDVVAQTGDAKDFLGKALAYRPDVAVVDIQMPPGRGEDGLLAAIELRRRQPRTGVLVLSQYYEDQFAVDLIGESAEGVGYLLKERVGDVDAFTDAVARVAAGGSALDPEVVGRMLGKRRRGGPLDDLSPREREVLAQLAEGKSNQGIAAALVVTTAAVEKHVTSIFSKLGIDPGPTSHRRVLAALAYLRESQH; encoded by the coding sequence GTGGCGGATCGGACTCGCGTGATCGTCGCGGAGGACGATGTCCTGCTGCGGGAAGGAATCGTCCGGCTGCTCGCTGAGGCCGGCTTCGACGTGGTGGCGCAGACCGGTGATGCCAAGGACTTCCTGGGCAAGGCTCTTGCCTATCGACCGGATGTCGCGGTGGTGGACATCCAGATGCCACCCGGCAGAGGTGAGGATGGTCTGCTCGCTGCCATCGAACTGCGTCGACGCCAACCCCGGACCGGCGTCCTCGTGCTGTCCCAGTACTACGAAGATCAATTCGCGGTCGATCTGATCGGCGAGAGCGCAGAGGGCGTCGGGTATCTGCTCAAGGAGCGGGTCGGCGATGTCGATGCGTTCACCGACGCGGTCGCGCGGGTGGCCGCCGGTGGCAGTGCGCTCGATCCCGAGGTCGTCGGCAGGATGCTCGGCAAGAGGCGCCGTGGCGGCCCGTTGGACGACCTGAGCCCGCGCGAGCGCGAGGTGCTGGCCCAACTGGCTGAAGGCAAGTCGAACCAAGGTATCGCGGCGGCGCTCGTCGTCACCACGGCCGCCGTCGAGAAGCACGTGACCAGCATCTTCTCCAAGCTCGGCATCGACCCCGGGCCGACCAGTCACCGCCGGGTCCTGGCCGCACTCGCCTATCTGCGCGAGTCCCAGCACTGA
- a CDS encoding LuxR family transcriptional regulator, which produces MNLLGRASELAVLDGVLSDVRRGESRLLVLRGEAGIGKTTLLTQLVRTAPEMSVVRAVGMESEMELAFASLHQLCAPMLHLLPRLAAPQRQALEIVFGLSEGASPDRFLVGLATLSLLSEAAEERPLLCVIDDAQWLDKASALSLTFVARRLMAEPIGMVFATRAPVPELAHLPELEVRGLRQADARTLLSSTVRFPLDAQVRDRIIAETRGNPLALLELPQGLTATQLAGGFGPLGTQDLSAHIQESFLRQLRPLSDQGRRLLLLASAEPLGDPLLLWYAAQRLGIAPAATEEVEAQGLLTVGDRVRFRHPLLRSAVYQSAPLTERRSAHRALADATDPGVDPDRRAWHRAQATVGVDETVADELEHSAGRARSRGGAAAAAAFLTRSAELTPDAAERGRRTIAAAQATFDAGQSEEALALLATAELAPLDNLQRARLERLRAGITFVSTRGREAPALLLDAARRLRPLAPSMARETHLEAMAAAMFAGRLGHSHSIRETGEAALLAPSAPQPARATDLLLDGLATRFTAGYVAGVPGIRSALEAFGNPGTLSTGDARWLWLACRLAQDLWDDGLWRVLADSGVRMARQTGAVSMLPIALTYRAALHVHEGAFGPAAALLEEVDAITAATEAAPVKYGTMVLAAWSGDEAAAGKVIDEVMPDVAARGEGMAVGIQDWTYAVLHNANGRYADALAAAQRGCEHDDVGLYAWSLVELVEAGARCDATAVSAAALDRLIERARASGTEWALGVEACSRALLSGPQQAEPLYREAIARLDRSRGAVHATRARLLYGEWLRRQNRRVDAREQLRDAYQRFTRMGAKAFSDRARGELLATGETVRKRRPDTRDELTPQEKQIARLARQGFSNPDIGARLFLSPRTVEWHLAKVYAKLRIRSRHELSAALPNTGPELAQA; this is translated from the coding sequence GTGAATCTGCTCGGGCGGGCAAGCGAACTCGCCGTGCTGGACGGCGTTCTCAGTGACGTACGCCGTGGCGAAAGCCGATTGTTGGTGCTGCGCGGCGAAGCCGGAATCGGCAAGACCACACTGCTGACCCAGCTGGTCCGTACGGCCCCGGAGATGTCCGTCGTGCGAGCCGTGGGGATGGAATCGGAGATGGAGCTGGCATTCGCCAGCCTGCACCAGTTGTGTGCGCCCATGCTCCACCTGCTCCCCCGACTGGCGGCACCTCAGCGGCAGGCGCTGGAGATCGTGTTCGGTCTCAGCGAAGGCGCCTCCCCTGATCGGTTTTTGGTCGGCCTGGCGACGCTGAGTCTGCTGTCGGAGGCGGCCGAGGAGCGGCCGCTGCTCTGTGTGATCGATGACGCACAGTGGCTGGACAAGGCGTCGGCACTCTCGTTGACCTTCGTCGCCCGTCGGCTGATGGCCGAACCGATCGGAATGGTGTTCGCCACCCGCGCGCCGGTCCCCGAGTTGGCCCACCTGCCCGAACTCGAAGTGAGAGGCCTGCGGCAGGCCGACGCCCGGACACTGCTGTCCTCGACAGTGCGTTTCCCGCTGGATGCCCAGGTCCGGGACCGGATCATCGCAGAAACCCGCGGCAACCCGTTGGCACTGCTCGAACTGCCTCAAGGTTTGACAGCGACCCAGCTGGCGGGCGGCTTCGGACCGCTCGGCACACAGGATCTCTCCGCACACATCCAGGAGAGCTTCCTCCGGCAACTGCGGCCACTCAGCGATCAGGGGCGGCGGCTGTTGCTGCTCGCCTCAGCCGAACCCCTCGGCGATCCGCTGCTGCTGTGGTACGCCGCCCAGCGACTCGGCATCGCGCCGGCCGCCACCGAGGAGGTCGAAGCTCAGGGCCTGCTGACGGTCGGCGACCGCGTCCGCTTCCGCCACCCCCTGCTCCGTTCGGCGGTGTACCAGTCCGCACCCCTCACCGAACGCCGGTCCGCTCATCGCGCGCTCGCCGACGCGACCGATCCGGGCGTCGATCCCGACCGGCGGGCCTGGCATCGCGCCCAGGCGACCGTCGGCGTCGACGAGACGGTCGCCGACGAGCTCGAGCACTCGGCCGGCCGGGCGCGGTCTCGTGGTGGCGCGGCGGCCGCGGCGGCGTTCCTCACCCGGTCGGCCGAACTGACGCCGGACGCGGCGGAACGCGGGCGGCGGACGATAGCGGCCGCGCAGGCGACGTTCGATGCCGGCCAATCGGAGGAGGCACTCGCGCTGCTGGCTACTGCCGAACTGGCCCCGCTGGACAACCTGCAACGCGCCCGGCTGGAGCGGCTGCGTGCCGGAATCACCTTCGTCTCCACCCGAGGCCGGGAGGCTCCCGCCCTGTTGCTCGACGCCGCCAGACGCCTGCGCCCGCTCGCCCCGTCCATGGCCAGAGAGACCCATCTGGAGGCGATGGCGGCGGCCATGTTCGCCGGTCGGCTCGGTCACAGCCACAGCATCCGCGAGACCGGCGAGGCTGCCCTGCTCGCGCCGTCGGCGCCGCAGCCGGCCCGGGCGACCGACCTGCTGCTGGACGGCCTGGCGACGAGGTTCACCGCGGGCTACGTGGCGGGCGTCCCCGGGATCCGGAGTGCGCTGGAGGCGTTCGGCAACCCGGGAACACTGAGCACGGGTGATGCGCGCTGGCTCTGGTTGGCGTGTCGCCTGGCCCAGGATCTGTGGGACGACGGCCTCTGGCGTGTGCTGGCAGACAGCGGCGTACGGATGGCGCGGCAGACCGGCGCGGTCAGCATGCTGCCGATCGCTCTGACCTATCGGGCGGCCCTGCATGTCCACGAGGGTGCCTTCGGGCCGGCCGCCGCCTTGTTGGAGGAGGTCGACGCGATCACTGCTGCGACGGAGGCCGCGCCCGTCAAGTACGGGACGATGGTGCTGGCGGCGTGGAGCGGCGACGAGGCCGCCGCCGGCAAGGTCATCGACGAGGTGATGCCCGACGTTGCCGCGCGAGGGGAAGGCATGGCGGTCGGCATCCAGGACTGGACGTACGCCGTCCTGCACAACGCCAACGGCCGGTACGCCGACGCGCTCGCTGCCGCACAGCGCGGTTGCGAGCACGACGATGTCGGGCTCTACGCCTGGTCGCTGGTGGAGCTTGTCGAGGCGGGTGCCCGCTGCGACGCGACGGCAGTCAGTGCGGCCGCGCTCGATCGCCTGATCGAACGTGCCCGGGCCAGCGGCACCGAGTGGGCGCTCGGCGTCGAAGCCTGTTCCCGGGCACTGCTCAGTGGCCCACAGCAGGCGGAACCGCTCTACCGCGAGGCGATCGCGCGGCTCGACCGCAGCCGCGGCGCGGTCCACGCGACCCGGGCACGCCTCCTGTACGGCGAGTGGCTGCGTCGCCAGAACCGACGCGTGGACGCCCGCGAGCAACTGCGCGACGCCTACCAACGGTTCACCCGGATGGGGGCCAAGGCGTTCTCCGATCGCGCCCGCGGCGAGTTGCTCGCCACCGGCGAGACGGTCCGCAAGCGGCGGCCGGACACGCGTGATGAGCTCACGCCGCAGGAGAAGCAGATCGCGCGACTGGCTCGTCAAGGGTTCTCCAACCCGGACATCGGCGCGCGGCTCTTCCTGAGCCCGCGCACCGTCGAATGGCATCTGGCCAAGGTGTACGCCAAGCTCAGGATCCGCTCCCGCCACGAGTTGTCCGCGGCGCTGCCGAACACCGGGCCGGAGCTCGCGCAGGCTTGA